The window CGCTGCCATAGTGCTAAGGTCACCGGAGATTAAGCGGACAGACGGCAACACCGGTGGGAGGCAGAGAAACCCTAAGTTTTTGTTAGGGAGAAGGCGGCTGCGTGAGACGTGCCTGATTGATGCTAAAGCGCTAATCGTTGGGCTACACTGTAGTTAGTTTGATGGTGATGTTACATGTTGCACTGTGATTTGAATTATTGGTGACAAGACATGTCACAGTGGAATTATTGGTGGATGCCCCATCATACCGATCGACAAGGACAACTAaactcccgcaaaaaaaaagacaaCTAAactgaaattttctgtgtgtgctgACATATAGTGGCATATATACACAAGAGAAAGTCGTAGGCCTACAGCTCAATTATATTCATCAAGCACCCCTCAAAAAAAATTATATTCATCAAGCAACCATGCAAGGCCTACTCCTCTTGGTGCTCCCCTTGGTTCCTCTGGTCGTCCTCGCCGTGATCCGGCATGCAGGCCCGATCAAAACGCGCCTCGCCACCGTCATGTCGGCCCTAGCACCGAAGCTCCCCGCCGCCTGGAGGAAGCCAGTCTTCGTCAGCGACTGTGCCACGGCGTACCGCCTTCTCGTGCGCGGCAGCGCCGGCGGGTCCTTCTCCAACCGTCCGCCGTCCATGGCGCCCAGCGCCGTCCTGTCCGCCGGCCGGCACCACAACATCACCTCGGCGCCCCATGGCCCATTCTGGCGCGCCATCCGCCACAACCTCACCTCCCAACTCTTCCACCCGACGCGCCTCCACCGCTACGCCTTGGCGCGCCGCAATGCGCTCCGAGGTCTCGTGGCGGACCTccgcgagcagcagcagcagcacggcgTGGTCCTCGCGGCGGAGAGCATCCGTGACGCCATTTTCAACGTGGTCTGCACCATGTGTTTCGGGGACGGCGTTTACCCAGCCCTGGTACGCGCCATAGCCGATGCCCAGGACGACCTCGTCCAGTCGTTGCCTGTGGTGCGCGTCTTCGTCTTCTCGGTGTTCCCGGTGGCGGTGACCAGGCTAATCTACCGCAAGCAATGGAACAAGCTGGTCTCAGTACGGCAGAAGCAGGAGGATATGTATCTCCCGCTCATCGATgcatgtcgccgccgtcgccgctgctcCGACGAGCCTCCGTGCTACGTCGACACGCTCCTCGACCTCGAGGTCCCGGTCAAAGACGACGACCATGTGGCCTCTGTAGGTGTAGGCGGCTCTGCGCAGCAGCAGAGGATCAGCGACGCAGAACTCGTAGGGCTGTGCTCGGAGTTCCTCGGTGCTGGGAGTGAAACCGTAGCCGCGGCAATCCAGTGGATCATGGCGAACCTGGTGAAGCGCCCAGACATACAGGAGGCTGTCCGTAGAGAGATCGACGATTCTGTGGGCGCCGAGGCCGAGGAGGTTCTTGAGAAGCTGGAGTACCTCAACGCCGTCGTCATGGAGGCTCTTCGGCTACATCCTACCACAGCTTTGGTGTTTAGGCAAGTAAGTGAAATCCTTAATACAGTGCTCCCTCCATTATAAGAGCTTTTAGATCActaatttctttacagagggagtagtagataACAATTATTGCTATTCATGAGGTGCTTGAGAATCTAATTACTTTTCATTAACGAAGTCTAGCTAAGTGATCACATGAAATATTTTGACTGCTGAAAAGGTGATGAAAGAAGATGATGTCGTTCTTGATGGCCGACGCATTGGAGTGGGCACCACGATGATCTTTCCACTAGAGGCTCTAGCGCGTGACAAGACGGTGTGGGCTGACCCCGATGTGTTTAAGCCGGAGAGATTCCTAGCTTCCGGAGGTGGAGAAACCATGAACCTCGTGGCAGCGACAGGTAGCGCCGGGAAGATGAAGATGATGCCGTTTGGTGCCGGCAGGAGGATTTGCCCCGGCATGGGCATCGCCATGCTCCACATAGGCTACTTCGTGGCAAATCTCATGAGGGAGTTCGTGTGGAAGGAGGCAGAGGGTGAACACACCATTGATCTTCAGCCACACACCATCGTGTTGGTCACTGTCATGAAGCGGCCACTACGAGCTCATCTTTTGCAAAGGCGACGGGACGCAAAAAATACAAGTTAATTATTTCTTGCAGGCGCTTCGCTAGCTGCAAGTTTGGTGTTGGATGATTACTATTTTGTATTTCTACTAGTATAATGTACTTGTGTTGCTACGGGCTACATGCATATAAATGAACTGAATAAAGATGTCGTTGTTACGGTCGAATCTCATTTCTCTGTCTACGGTTTGGACATCAAACATTCGTCCACACTACTAGAATTTTCCTCTTTGCCGAGTGTTAGGCTCTTTGCCGAGTGCATTATGTCGGACACTCGGCAATAGTATTTTTACCGAATACCTAACTCGGCAAAAACGTGAAACTCGGCAAGTAGGTACTTTGTCGAGTGTCGTGGAAAAAACGCTCGGTAAAACAACAAAACTCAGCTAACAGGGTTTCGCCGAGTGCTGCACTCGGCAAAAGGGGTTCTTTACCGAGTGTCACACTCGGTAAAAAGGAGATCTTTGTTAAACTGCATAGTGTTGGTCGTAGAGGTTGCATATGACCTCGGACGAGGGCGGTCCAAAAATCAAAGTTGTTCATTTTGAAGAGACGGACAATTTCCATGTTGAGAACTTTTTCGTTTAGGCCATATTAATTATACTTTTTGGCATGCCAAATGTTAATATAATCTCAAATGACCAAGGTGATGGCCATATTCACTGCATGGTTTATTATAATGGTCTCAAATTAGACACATAGGTGTGTCTTGACATTACAGACGATGTTGCCAAATAAAGTTTCCTATTTTTTTGTACAAAAAAATCAATTTTCATTTTCTAAGTGTCAAAAATGGGGGattttgtgaagcaagtacaaaaATCAGGGAGCAAAATGGCATCACTCCAATTATCACAGTAAGTAGACCATGTTTTATGCACAATTCACAAGTTTCATTGATTTTATAGTTTTCTAGTTACTTTCGCACATTTAAATGACTTTATGTCAATATTTCGaaagtaattcaaatttgaactgcaagtgtGTGATAGCTCTATCATAAAAATTAGCAAACAAAAAAGGTACACAAGTAGTCATTATATGGGAGAACCACTTAGAGTTTTGAAATATTCAACCTCTTGTTATGAATAGCCATACCAACAATTTTGACCCCGTTTtggaaaaaaacataaagaaaaagaaTACAAGTTTAAAAAATGCAATCCTTTCGCATGGAGTTCTTTTATGTGTACTAGTTAAGAGGGAAAATACCAAACTTTCAATATAACTAATTTGAAAAAATAAATCCTTCACAAAACGGGCTATCGTATATGAACATTCATGACTTTCAAGTCAAAGGACCAAGGTGATGATCATATTCATTGCATAGTTTATTATAATGTTTCCAAGTTAGACACATAGGTGCATCTTGACATTACAAACAATGTTGCCACATAGAGTTTCCTACTTTTTTCTACAAaaaattatttttcattttctAAGTGTAAAAAATGGGTGTTttttgtgaagctagtacaaaaatCAGGGTGCAAAATGGCACCACTCCAATTATCACAATAAGTTGACCATATTTTATGCACAATTGTCAAGTTTCATGGATTTTCTAGTTTTCTAGCTACTTTCGCACATTTAAATGACTTTATGTCAATTTTCCGaaagtaattcaaatttgaactgcaagtgtGTGATAGCTATGTCATAAAAATTAGCAAAAAGATATTTTTAGGTACACAAGTAGTCATTATATGGGAGAAACACTTAGAAATTTGAGAGATTAAACCTCTTGTTATGAAGAGCCATGTTAACCAGTTTGACCCATTTtggaaaaaatgaaagaaaaagaatacAAGTTTAAAAAAATGCAATCCTTTTGCATCGAGTCCTTTTATGTGTACTCGTTGTGAGGAAAAAACACCAAACTTTCGATATaactaatttgaaaaaaaaatccttcaCAAAACGGGCTATCGTGTATGAACATTCATGACTTTCAAGTCAAAGGACCAAGGTGATGGTCATATTCATTGCATAGTTTATTATAATGTTCCCAAATTCAATACATAGGTCCATCTTGACattacaaacaatgttgccaaatagAGTTCCCTTATTTTTTGCACAAAAAAACAATTTTCATCTTGTAAGTGTCAAAAATGGGTGttttttgtgaagcaagtacaaaaACCAGGGTGCAAAATGGCACCACTCCAATTATCACCATAAGTAGACCATATTTTATGTGCATTTACCAAGTTTCATGGATTTTCTAGTTTGCTAGCTACTTTCGCACATCTAAATGACTTTACGTCAATTTCCCGAAAGtgactcaaatttgaactacaagtgtgTGATAGCTCTGTCATAAAAATTAGCAAAAAAATATTTTTAGGTACAACAGTAGTCATTATATGGGAGAAGCACTTGGAGTTTTGAGAGATTCAAAATCTTGTTATGAATAGCCATGTCGACCATTTTGACCCCGTtttgaaaaaaatgaaagaaaaaggatACAAGTTTAAAAAATACAATCCTTTCGCATGCAGTCATTTTACGTGTACTAGTTGTGAGGAAAAATACCAAACTTTTAATATAActaatttaaaaaaaaacttcaCAAAACGGGCTATCGTGTATGAACATTCATGGCTTCAAAAAAAATGTTTTTCACTTTCTTTGAGTAAAAGATGGATATAAAATGGCACCACTCCAATTTTCACATAAAGTAGACCATATTCAATACTAAATTTTGAGTCATTTGCATATTTCTAATATTTTTTGATATTTCCAAGTGTTGCACTCGATAAAAGTCAGACTAAGAAAGCACACTCTCAACCAATCACACGAAGCCACATGAATCAATGATGTGGCGGCCTTCCTTTACCTCGCCGGCTCCTTTCCCTCTCTCTCCTTATCTCCTCCCTCTCAATCACAACCACGAACGCCTCCTCTCTCTTTCTTCTCTATCTTCTCACACCATGCACATCTCGCTGTCCACCACCGGCCGCCGGAGAAGAGCGGAAGACCGGCGACTTGGGCGGCGCCCTGTGCAGGCATGCTGTTCAGCCAGCCGCTCGCGACGCTGGCAAAGTTCAACCTCGAGAATGGCAGTGGCCCGGACATCTACGGCATCTCAGAGATCGACGGCTTCAACTTGCTATGCGGCTCGCCGGCGTGATGCGTGTGCGTTGTCCGGCGTTGTACGTACGTGTGTTGTGTTGGCATATTGATGCATGCATGCTTGTGTATTGCCTATTGATGTATCCGTGTGGCTCGGCCGGCGGTATGCGCGTACATGCTTTGGATTAGAAGCTCGCCGGCTGATGTGTGTACTGACGAGATGAGCAGCTAGACGACGACAGGTAGACCCGTCCGTCATTTTGAGCCCCGCCCCTACCGCAAGCGCGACGAGCTCCGGTCATGAGCGCCGTCGGCGGTGTCTTTTTTTTTCCTGTAAAAAAGCTTTACCGAGTGCACCACTCGGACAAACATTTGTGACACCTGGCAAACTGACTGATTTCCTCCGTTTTCGTTCTCCGTTAGTAGCTTTTTTACCGAGTTTAAACCTTTGCCTAGTGTCCGATAAATGGTTCTCGGCAAAATTCTGTTTGCCGGAAGGGGGTACGCCGGATGTCCTTCGCCGAGTGCAACACTCGGCAAAACCTTTGCCGAGTATTTTTTGCCCTTTGCCGAGTTTTTCTGGCACTCGGTAAAGGCGCGGATTTCAGTAGTGCCAACGGGCTCCTAAAATTCAACCGTCTAGATAGTTTAATCTATCTCATGCTATCTTCAACACGTGGTCCCAAGATAAAAATCACACCCCCATGTCACACCCTATCATTCTGACGGACCCTCCGTTCCGCTTGGTTTCCTACCGTAGCGTGATATTTTTGGCTGGAGCCCTCTCCTTTAAAACCGTTTGACGCCCACCTCACATTCTCCATGGAGCCATCTCTCCTCCACATTGCACTTCCCCACTGGCCACCAAGGAGGAGTCCCTCGCCAACCGCCCTGCTCCCCTCCCGCAACGTTCATGCCAATCCGACACCGCCATCAAAGGTGGATTTCATCCCTCTGTAACTTCTTTCTAGCCCCCTANNNNNNNNNNNNNNNNNNNNNNNNNNNNNNNNNNNNNNNNNNNNNNNNNNNNNNNNNNNNNNNNNNNNNNNNNNNNNNNNNNNNNNNNNNNNNNNNNNNNNNNNNNNNNNNNNNNNNNNNNNNNNNNNNNNNNNNNNNNNNNNNNNNNNNNNNNNNNNNNNNNNNNNNNNNNNNNNNNNNNNNNNNNNNNNNNNNNNNNNNNNNNNNNNNNNNNNNNNNNNNNNNNNNNNNNNNNNNNNNNNNNNNNNNNNNNNNNNNNNNNNNNNNNNNNNNNNNNNNNNNNNNNNNNNNNNNNNNNNNNNNNNNGCCGTTGCTACGTTCGCCCCCAAAAACAATCAGATCAGGTCACAGGTCGGTTGGACGGTGAAATGGATATTGACACCGGTTACTACTTAATCAAAGCAAGTTGTTGTTGATCAGCTGAAATAATGGTCATTATTTCACGTGTGAGTTCCAGCTCTTACCCCAAAGTTTGACATTTTTTAACGCTAATTACCCCATTTTAGAGAATTTCATCCATTATAACCCATTAAACAAAAGTGTTGCCAACCATCAAAAAAAATGTTGCCACAGTTTACCCGTTGCTATTTTTGTGAGTGTTCTGATCTAGGGGGGCCAATTATCAGGTCCACGTGGCGTGCCACGTTGGCGGGTTTTTCCTTGGCGATTTTTGTGTAGACTGAACTAATTCGCTAGCTTGTGCCGACCGGACCTGGCTGATGGCAAGCACACGCACACGCAGGTCCTCACCGATTTACAGGTCGCTCGAGTGATTAGAtgttttgtgatttgtgaatgtcacATGTCATCCATCAAGACGGGTCTCACCTGctttatatgagacctggtctcatataatttttttccatgCACCACGATCCCATCCAATCCTACCACGCATATCTCGCCTGAGTCTGTTGCGCCACGCTCGCCTCCAGTCGCGGCACGCATCGCTCATCCTCCAGTCGCGGAACGCATCGCTCATCCTCCAGTCTCATTCACGGTGGCCCATGTCTGGCCCACCCCACTCGTCCTTCGTTCAGAGAGGGCAGGACGAACGTAGGCGACACTTGTAGTTAATGTTGGTGATCGTTGGAGCCGGAAGCAGCAACTGGTATGGCAATCTCCCCCCCTCTCATGCATGCCCGAATTCTCTGATTTCCACACCCGGTGGTTAGGCTTTTAGTTCTCTTGCAGTTCGGGATGCATATTAATTAGATGGGTTCAGGACTTCAGGTCACTGTTTCTTGTTTTGAAGATCTGCGATGAGATGGCTGTACTTGATCACTTTAGCATATTATCACTGTGGAGAAGGTTTTGTGGATATAATCCTGAAACATGTATCTTTTTTCTTCAGTATTATCATAAAGCGACCTTAATTGTTTCTTCAGTATTATCATAAACCAACAGTAAGTTATGTATACCTGGATGGATCGGATTAGAACAGATGTATATATACTACTTTACTACTACACTTAATATATGATATCTtatagcaaaaaggcccgtgcgttgcaacgggagaaaaaaatctcTCATATCTCTAGCTGGGGCAGTTGGACAAACTGTGCGTGACCGGTTGGCAGGTTATGAGATCGAACCCTCCCATTGGTAATTTGATTTTTTGCCAGCTCTTCGAACATGGGCCTCAGTTTGCCGCCAGGTTAGCTTGTCAGTgtgtcattccctcaaaaaacaagtaTGAACAATGTTAGTGACCAGTGCTTGACTGCTTGTCTACTTAGcactgtactccctccgttctataatataaaaacatttttggcactatagtagtgtcaaaaaatgttttacattatgggatggagggagtgtcaaaaacactcttatattataggacgggTGGAGTACTAATGTTAAATGGAACTTGAACTTTTCTGTATGTAAAATCGGAGCATTAGATAACCATATATCCAGATGTAATAACATGATGAAAACACACAGTAATAGGGAAACTGCCTATAATTTGTCTGTGTATAGTTCCAGTGGCTTCTACTGAGACGTGAGAGTCACAAACAAGGTTTTCTTTTTTGTTTGGTACCCTTAATCACCGTTCCGAGAAGAAAATGTTGAAGAGGTGGCCATTaagttgttatgaaagatcaaaatCATGATCAATTATTTAGTTACTGCGTGCGCGGTTAGGCGACCAGTGCGTGCTCTACAGCCAAGCGTGGTGCGGGTCGGGACAGGCGCCAGGAGTGCGGTGTGCCGGTGCCGCGGTGCGTGTGATTCACATCAGGCAGTCCGGTCGGGCGCAGCGGCGCGGACTGGTTCACATGAGGAAAAAAACTCCAGGAAAAACCCGACGACATGGCACGCCACATGGACCTGGTAATCGGGGCCTATAGTTCGGAACACTCACAAAAATAAAAAAGGATAATTTATGGCAACACTTTTGTTAAATGGGGTATAATAAATGAAATTTTCTTAAATGGAATAATTAGTGTCGAAAATGTCAAACTTAGGGGGTAAAGACTGCAGTTCACTCTTATTTCACATGGTGCCACTAATGCCACCGTTGCAAATTTGCACAAGTATGCCTAATATAGAGGCTTACAGATCAGAAATGGGACCCTGAAAACGAGCACTACAAGCCTATATCTATATAAGATGCacatgttaggttgatctctctcccgttcgaacccaacgggtcgaacgggcccctgactcgcgccctgatcgggggcgcccaaccaaatcatggttggtgggcccctgtgacccATGCTATATAAACAGAGGTGGGGGTCGGGGCACGACTTACGAGGTTAATCGCTGCCACAATCCCCACCGACACTCCCTTTCGATCTAGGGTTAGCGCGGCGCTCACGGGAAGCTCCATCACCGCCGCCATCTCTCTGCCATCACCGGCCCCTACTTCACCATGGCCGGCGCTGGATCGAGTTCGTCTGCACCAGCAGAAGGTAGGTGTACCGGATCTACTAGCCTACTCCGATCACAAAGTCAATGGTATCAGGTAGCCAGATCGGGCTAGAAGATTTTTGGTAAAAAGAAAACAGAGAAAGAAAAAAGTCCCTCCCCAAAGAACCCTAGCAGGGCAGagcaaagaaaaccccaaaagttcACCGGAGTATGGCCTCGGGCCTCGGCGGCAAAGAACGCCGCCGCAAGGCCGCGCCATTCCTCTCGATTCGGACGCGCATCGGCAAGCCGAGGTGTCCGGAAGAAGAACCACCGGAGCTAGCAATTGCTCGCcggaaaagaaaggaaaaagacgCAAAAAAGGGGAGGGTTAGCACCGCGGCCAAATCCCTCGGCGGCGGCGCGCTCACCGCTAGGGAGGACGCGCGACCGACGAGGAGGATAGCCACGGCGCGATCTGGCCGCACTCCTCTTCCTCTCAATGAAAAGATAAAAGGATAGCCTCTCTGTCTTCCTCTCTCTCCTGGAAACGGAATGGGGAGGGGGAAGGGGTTGCTGGCTCGCCGCGCCGGCGTGGCTCTCGGAGCCGGAACCGAGCGAGAGGGCGAGAGAGTAGCGAGAGGGCAAGAGCGGGCGCGAAGGGGAGCAGAGGGCTTGGCCgtgcctctctctcgctctctctgtcACAGGAAGGGGGAAAGAAGAGGGGAAGGGGGAAGGTAGCCGCGGCGCGGCATGGTGGCCGTCGACGCCGTCGCCGGCGACCGGCGCGACCAGAGCGCTGGCATAGACTCGCCGCCGCAGAGAGAGACAGAGGCAGCGAGCGGCGCGGGAGGAAATGAGTTCTAGGGTTTTCCTCCCTATGGCCTGCGATCTGTTTTGTTCGAGCGAGAGGCGCGGTCGACCGTCAGATCTCGCGGACGGCCACAACTGGAACCCTAGCGAGTTGAGCAGGCTTTTTGGGCCAAAAAAGGAGGCCGTGTTGGGCCAAGGCCAGCGGCCCAGGCCGAGGCCAGGCTCGGTTTGCGTGAGCACGCGGGAGAGCAGGCCGTGGGCCGCTGCGGGCCTCCCGCGCCAGGCCGAGGCCGGCTGGAGCTGTTGTTTTCTTTTCGTTTTAACAATTTCTGTCCAGTTTTTTGGGCAGTTTCCTGATAGGTTTTCTATGCAATTTTTCCAACGAAAATTTTTTGTTTAGAAAATAGAAAAGTGACAGAAAAAGTTTCTGAAAATGCAAACAGAAAATTTTCAGAAAAGAAATGCTCATGAATTTTATACAGAAAattaaaaagttcatgattttttattCGGTCAAAGTAAAAGTTTCTGTAGAACTAAAAAAAAGTTCGTGAATTTTTATTCACGTTTTTCCGCTGCGTAAATAATTATTAGTGCTCTTTAAAAGGAAATAAAAGTTTAGATAGAATTATGTATTTAAGAGCATGTGAAAGTAATTATTGAAATGATATGATTATGTTATTTTTTATGACCAACGTTAttaataacatgatcatgttttattattgaaatttaaaggtgcatttatttctaatattttgcccaacggtaatatagatttaattgcatagacaattgtatgtttaatttgaccaacgttaGATTATTGCATATGATTGTTATACTGATGTCACTTAAATTATGATTTCAGGAGGCTttcacttgatgagttgcctaaaAGAAGTTCTGACACTCAGAGGTGACAACCACACTGAGTGGAGGAAGAAAGTTGAACTGGCATTTGTTTGTGCTGATCTTGACTGAGTTGTGGAGAAACCACAGCCGGTCAGACCCACAGAGCCAGTAGGAGAGGCcactgatgatgatgatgcatgggCTAAAAAGAAGAGGGACTATGCTCCTTTGGAGCAGTCCTACCTCATAGATAACCAAAAGTGGGTCAATGCAAACAAAAAATGCATGGCTTTTATAAAGAATACAATTGAGAGCGCCATTGTGGGCTCCATTGCAGAGTGCACTTCCGCAAGGGAGTTGCTTACAAAGATAAAGAGCCAGTTCACTGGCTCTTCAAAGATATATGCCACCCAAGTGTTAGAGCAACTGGTGACACAGCACTACACGGGTGGTAGTCATGGAATAAGAGAGCACATCCTGAGGATGAGCAATATGGCAGCAAAGCTAAAGCCCATGGATGAGGATCTGGAGATCAAACCAACGCTCCTGGTCCACCTGGTCATGGCTTCACTGCCAAAGGAGTTTGAAACTTTTGTTGTAAACTATAATATGACCCCTGGAACATATGGGACATTGAAAAGACAATAGAAATgtgtgtccaagaagaggaaagACTCAAAGCCACACATCGTGGTTCACTCAACTATGTGAAGGATTACAAGAAAAAGGACTACAGTCAAAACAACAAAAGTTCTCCTTCAAAGCATGGAAAAGTCCCCCATCAGCATCAGC is drawn from Triticum dicoccoides isolate Atlit2015 ecotype Zavitan chromosome 6B, WEW_v2.0, whole genome shotgun sequence and contains these coding sequences:
- the LOC119325754 gene encoding cytochrome P450 89A2-like; translated protein: MQGLLLLVLPLVPLVVLAVIRHAGPIKTRLATVMSALAPKLPAAWRKPVFVSDCATAYRLLVRGSAGGSFSNRPPSMAPSAVLSAGRHHNITSAPHGPFWRAIRHNLTSQLFHPTRLHRYALARRNALRGLVADLREQQQQHGVVLAAESIRDAIFNVVCTMCFGDGVYPALVRAIADAQDDLVQSLPVVRVFVFSVFPVAVTRLIYRKQWNKLVSVRQKQEDMYLPLIDACRRRRRCSDEPPCYVDTLLDLEVPVKDDDHVASVGVGGSAQQQRISDAELVGLCSEFLGAGSETVAAAIQWIMANLVKRPDIQEAVRREIDDSVGAEAEEVLEKLEYLNAVVMEALRLHPTTALVFRQVMKEDDVVLDGRRIGVGTTMIFPLEALARDKTVWADPDVFKPERFLASGGGETMNLVAATGSAGKMKMMPFGAGRRICPGMGIAMLHIGYFVANLMREFVWKEAEGEHTIDLQPHTIVLVTVMKRPLRAHLLQRRRDAKNTS